In Etheostoma spectabile isolate EspeVRDwgs_2016 unplaced genomic scaffold, UIUC_Espe_1.0 scaffold00002169, whole genome shotgun sequence, the following are encoded in one genomic region:
- the mocos gene encoding molybdenum cofactor sulfurase, whose translation MDFQNLCTFDTFKQLWSHYGYHGENLQEVIKREFTRIKGTTYLDHAATTLYPESLVRDYFQDLSRNVYGNPHSHNPSSRLTHDTVERVRYRVLQHFNTTPEEYSVIFTAGCTSTLKLVAESFPWRRQTESKAGSHFCYLTDSHTSVVGIRGLTSGLGVVALPVSPQEVENKAKDVAQGEDVICETPHLFCYPAQSNFSGKKYPLSHVKGIQTRHLYPACDHQGRWFVLLDAASHVSCSPLNLQECPADFIPISFYKMFGFPTGLGALLVRNDAAGMLKKTYFGGGTAAAYLSGEDYYVQAANISDRFEDGTVSFLDIIAVNHGFDTLYRLTGGMHNIQQHTFGLARYTYMLLSSLCHGNGLPAAQIYSEGQFESPITQGAILNFNLKDCYGQIIGYSQVDRMASLYNIHVRTGCFCNTGACQSFLGITNQQMRRNLLAGHVCGDSIDLVDGQPTGSVRVSFGYMSTFEDCQKFLNFVAECFVEKPVTVDQVRIEKLKTATAASPDANEYLPIKIPNGEICKVDEKESPTEASLRGFGHRDSNSHKEAYTLTNIYIYPIKSCGPYEVNDWPVGPLGLLYDRCWMVVNGNGVCLSQKREPRLCLIHPRVHLPSNKLLLQASGIDTISVPLENNTQVRTSYRVCQSKVCGDRVETVDCGDEAASWLSHFLGQPCRLIRQSPDFTRDMKKRPSGGTETTATSASLSLVNEAQYLMINRASVELIQKLMSSRQDNSEGELMLLDTQNIISRFRANLVIAGVEPFEEDNWPHLIIGNTPFMFAGQCGRCQMIGVDQETGTKTKEPLTSLAAYRNGKVTFGVYLTHQLPEGSTEASVLSAGSLIQPEPHSS comes from the exons ATGGATTTCCAAAACCTTtgcacttttgacacttttaagcAGCTGTGGAGTCACTACGGTTATCATGGGGAAAACTTACAAGAAGTGATTAAGCGGGAGTTCACACGGATTAAAG GAACAACATATCTGGATCATGCAGCAACTACTCTGTACCCAGAGTCTCTGGTCAGGGACTACTTCCAGGACCTTTCAAGAAATGTGTACG GAAACCCACACAGCCATAACCCCAGCAGCAGATTGACACATGACACAGTGGAGAGGGTCAGATACAG GGTATTGCAGCATTTTAACACCACCCCTGAGGAGTACTCTGTGATTTTCACTGCTGGTTGTACATCCACACTCAAATTAGTTGCTGAGAGCTTTCCCTGGAGGCGACAGACTGAGAGCAAAGCGGGGAGTCATTTCTGCTACCTCACTGACAGCCATACCTCTGTAGTTGGCATAAGAGGACTGACTTCTGGCCTGGGGGTAGTAGCCTTGCCTGTCTCCCCACAAGAAGtggaaaacaaagcaaaggaTGTGGCTCAAGGTGAAGATGTTATTTGCGAGACGCCGCACCTGTTCTGCTACCCAGCACAGAGCAACTTCTCTGGGAAGAAGTATCCCCTTAGCCATGTGAAAGGCATACAGACGAGACACCTTTACCCAGCATGTGACCACCAAGGCCGCTGGTTTGTGCTGCTTGATGCAGCCTCTCATGTCAGCTGTTCCCCTCTAAACCTACAGGAGTGCCCTGCTGATTTCATTCCCATCTCATTCTATAAGATGTTTGGCTTCCCCACAGGTCTGGGGGCCCTTCTTGTCCGTAATGACGCAGCAGGCATGCTAAAAAAGACTTATTTTGGAGGAGGCACAGCAGCAGCTTACCTTTCTGGAGAAGATTATTATGTGCAGGCAGCAAACATTTCTGACAG ATTTGAAGATGGGACTGTGTCTTTCTTGGACATCATTGCTGTTAATCATGGTTTTGACACTCTTTACAGGCTCACAG GGGGCATGCACAACATTCAACAGCACACGTTTGGCTTGGCACGCTACACTTACATGCTGCTGTCAAGTCTTTGCCATGGCAACGGGCTACCAGCTGCTCAGATATACTCCGAAGGCCAGTTTGAGAGTCCAATCACACAGGGCGCAATCCTAAACTTCAACCTCAAGGATTGTTATGGACAGATAATTGGGTATTCTCAG GTGGACAGAATGGCCAGTTTGTACAATATCCATGTGCGCACAGGTTGCTTCTGCAACACCGGGGCCTGTCAGTCCTTCCTCGGGATCACCAATCAGCAGATGAGGAGAAACCTGCTG GCTGGCCACGTCTGCGGAGACAGCATCGACCTGGTGGACGGCCAGCCGACCGGATCTGTACGCGTGTCCTTTGGCTACATGTCGACATTTGAAGACTGTCAAAAGTTCCTGAACTTTGTTGCCGAGTGCTTTGTAGAGAAACCAGTCACAGTGGACCAAGTGAGAATAGAGAAGTTAAAAACAGCCACAGCAGCATCCCCGGACGCAAATGAATATCTTCCAATCAAAATCCCTAATGGAGAAATATGTAAAGTAGATGAGAAGGAGAGCCCTACAGAAGCATCACTGCGGGGATTTGGACACAGAGACTCAAACAGCCACAAGGAAGCTTATACTCTGACCAACATCTACATATATCCCATCAAATCATGTGGACCCTATGAG GTCAACGACTGGCCGGTGGGACCGCTGGGTTTACTGTATGACAGATGCTGGATGGTGGTGAATGGAAACGGCGTGTGTCTGAGTCAGAAGAGAGAGCCGCGTTTATGCCTCATTCACCCACGAGTCCACCTGCCCTCAAACAAATTGCTCCTGCAGGCGTCAG GGATAGATACCATTTCGGTTCCCCTGGAAAACAACACTCAAGTGCGCACAAGCTATCGGGTGTGTCAGAGTAAAGTTTGTGGTGACAG GGTGGAGACTGTCGACTGTGGGGATGAGGCTGCATCATGGCTTTCACACTTCCTTGGACAGCCATGCCGCCTGATAAGACAAAGTCCTGATTTTACCCGAGACATGAAGAAGAGGCCTAGTGGAGGAACCGAAACAA CCGCCACCTCGGCGTCCCTCTCCCTGGTAAATGAAGCTCAGTATCTCATGATCAACCGTGCCAGTGTGGAGCTCATTCAGAAACTAATGAGCAGCAG GCAGGACAACTCCGAGGGCGAGCTGATGCTCCTTGACACACAGAATATCATTAGCCGCTTCCGAGCCAATTTAGTCATCGCGGGAGTAGAACCCTTTGAGGAGGATAATTGGCCACACTTGATTATTGGCAACACTCCGTTCATG TTTGCAGGTCAGTGCGGAAGGTGTCAGATGATTGGAGTGGACCAGGAGACTGGGACCAAAACAAAAGAGCCACTAACGTCTCTAGCGGCCTACCGCAATGGGAAG gTCACTTTTGGTGTGTACCTGACCCATCAGCTACCAGAAGGCTCCACTGAAGCCAGTGTCCTCTCAGCTGGTTCCCTGATACAGCCAGAGCCACACAGTTCTTGA